The following are from one region of the Cervus canadensis isolate Bull #8, Minnesota chromosome 21, ASM1932006v1, whole genome shotgun sequence genome:
- the IRAG2 gene encoding inositol 1,4,5-triphosphate receptor associated 2 isoform X3 — protein MNNDLSMEENGVEYLCSESQPQSREYSTLPSPGHTSSTESTVTSSDSGSEILHMASGDLDCKPLCEKEEDKRSASAVTKIQGRSPAPEKIEPQGSVSEEKSMLIQEAKREPETIDEHRKECAARGAALSSLPVKSVNFRQSDNTSANEKEVEAEFLRLSLGFKCDWFTLEKRVKLEERSRDLAEENLKKEITNCLKLLESLTSLCEDDSQAQEIIKKLEKSITFLSQCTTRVASRAEMLGAINQESRVSKAVEVMIQHVENLKRMYAKEHAELEELKQVLLQNERSFNPLEDEDDCQTKKRSSSVNSKPSSLRRVTIASLPRNIGNAGMLAGMENNDRFSRRSSSWRILGSKQSEHRPSLHRFISTYSWADAEEEKCELKTKDDLEPPEEETVEKTRKSSLSEKKTNPSKWNVSSIYDTLASWATNFKTSLREANKALWLSVAFIVLFAALMSFFTGRFFQKPVDAAPTQDGDPWMSLEHILWPFTRLRHNGPPPV, from the exons gagaATGGTGTTGAATACTTATGTTCTGAGAGCCAGCCCCAATCCAG GGAATATTCGACCCTACCATCTCCTGGTCACACTTCATCCACAGAGAGTACTGTAACGTCAAGTG ATTCTGGATCAGAAATTTTGCATATGGCTTCTGGTGACCTTGACTGTAAACCACTCTgtgagaaagaggaagataaaagaTCAGCTTCTGCTGTGACAAAGATCCAAG GCAGAAGTCCAGCTCCTGAAAAAATTGAACCGCAAGGCTCTGTGAGTGAAGAAAAGAGCATGTTGATTCAG GAAGCCAAAAGGGAGCCAGAAACAATAGATGAGCACAGAAAGGAATGTGCCGCAAGAG GTGctgctctttcctctcttcctgtgAAGTCGGTTAACTTTAGACAAAGTGACAA CACTTCTGCTAATGAGAAGGAGGTAGAG gcCGAATTTCTCAGATTATCTTTGGGATTTAAATGTGACTGGTTCACCTTGGAGAAAAGAGTGAAGCTTGAAGAAAGATCCCGTGACTTGGCCGaagaaaatttgaagaaagaaatcactAACTGTTTAAAACTGTTAGAG TCTTTAACATCTCTTTGTGAAGATGACAGCCAGGCCCAGGAAATCATTAAGAAGCTGGAGAAGAGTATAACGTTCCTCAGCCAGTGCACAACACGAGTGGCCAGTAGGGCCGAGATGTTGGGAGCCATTAATCAG GAAAGCCGGGTTAGTAAAGCGGTTGAAGTGATGATTCAGCATGTAGAAAATCTGAAGAGGATGTATGCAAAAGAGCATGCTGAATTAGAAGAACTGAAACAGgttcttttgcaaaatgaaaggTCTTTTAACCCTCTTGAAGATGAAG ATGACTGCCAAACTAAAAAACGTTCTTCTTCTGTAAACTCTAAG CCATCTTCTCTTCGAAGAGTGACCATTGCCTCTTTGCCCAGAAATATTGGAAATGCAGGAATG TTGGCTGGGATGGAAAATAATGACCGATTCAGTAGGAGGTCAAGCAGTTG GCGTATTTTGGGGTCAAAGCAGAGTGAACACCGTCCCTCATTACATCGATTTATTAGCACCTATTCCTGGGCAGATGCTGAAGAAGAAAAGTGTGAACTAAA AACTAAAGATGACTTAGAACCACCTGAAGAAGAAACAGTAGAAAAGACAAGAAAGTCAAGtctttctgaaaagaaaactaaTCCATCAAAATGGAATGTCTCTTCAAT TTACGACACATTAGCTTCCTGGGCAACAAACTTCAAGACTTCCCTCAGAGAGGCCAACAAGGCGCTCTGGCTTTCTGTGGCATTCATTGTACTGTTTGCAGCGCTGATGAGCTTCTTCACAGGCCGATTTTTCCAGAAGCCCGTGGACGCTGCCCCCACACAGGATGGGGACCCCTGGATGTCTCTAGAACACATCTTGTGGCCATTCACCAGACTCCGACACAACGGGCCCCCGCCAGTGTGA
- the IRAG2 gene encoding inositol 1,4,5-triphosphate receptor associated 2 isoform X2, producing MASGDLDCKPLCEKEEDKRSASAVTKIQGRSPAPEKIEPQGSVSEEKSMLIQEAKREPETIDEHRKECAARGAALSSLPVKSVNFRQSDNTSANEKEVEAEFLRLSLGFKCDWFTLEKRVKLEERSRDLAEENLKKEITNCLKLLESLTSLCEDDSQAQEIIKKLEKSITFLSQCTTRVASRAEMLGAINQESRVSKAVEVMIQHVENLKRMYAKEHAELEELKQVLLQNERSFNPLEDEDDCQTKKRSSSVNSKPSSLRRVTIASLPRNIGNAGMLAGMENNDRFSRRSSSWRILGSKQSEHRPSLHRFISTYSWADAEEEKCELKTKDDLEPPEEETVEKTRKSSLSEKKTNPSKWNVSSIYDTLASWATNFKTSLREANKALWLSVAFIVLFAALMSFFTGRFFQKPVDAAPTQDGDPWMSLEHILWPFTRLRHNGPPPV from the exons ATGGCTTCTGGTGACCTTGACTGTAAACCACTCTgtgagaaagaggaagataaaagaTCAGCTTCTGCTGTGACAAAGATCCAAG GCAGAAGTCCAGCTCCTGAAAAAATTGAACCGCAAGGCTCTGTGAGTGAAGAAAAGAGCATGTTGATTCAG GAAGCCAAAAGGGAGCCAGAAACAATAGATGAGCACAGAAAGGAATGTGCCGCAAGAG GTGctgctctttcctctcttcctgtgAAGTCGGTTAACTTTAGACAAAGTGACAA CACTTCTGCTAATGAGAAGGAGGTAGAG gcCGAATTTCTCAGATTATCTTTGGGATTTAAATGTGACTGGTTCACCTTGGAGAAAAGAGTGAAGCTTGAAGAAAGATCCCGTGACTTGGCCGaagaaaatttgaagaaagaaatcactAACTGTTTAAAACTGTTAGAG TCTTTAACATCTCTTTGTGAAGATGACAGCCAGGCCCAGGAAATCATTAAGAAGCTGGAGAAGAGTATAACGTTCCTCAGCCAGTGCACAACACGAGTGGCCAGTAGGGCCGAGATGTTGGGAGCCATTAATCAG GAAAGCCGGGTTAGTAAAGCGGTTGAAGTGATGATTCAGCATGTAGAAAATCTGAAGAGGATGTATGCAAAAGAGCATGCTGAATTAGAAGAACTGAAACAGgttcttttgcaaaatgaaaggTCTTTTAACCCTCTTGAAGATGAAG ATGACTGCCAAACTAAAAAACGTTCTTCTTCTGTAAACTCTAAG CCATCTTCTCTTCGAAGAGTGACCATTGCCTCTTTGCCCAGAAATATTGGAAATGCAGGAATG TTGGCTGGGATGGAAAATAATGACCGATTCAGTAGGAGGTCAAGCAGTTG GCGTATTTTGGGGTCAAAGCAGAGTGAACACCGTCCCTCATTACATCGATTTATTAGCACCTATTCCTGGGCAGATGCTGAAGAAGAAAAGTGTGAACTAAA AACTAAAGATGACTTAGAACCACCTGAAGAAGAAACAGTAGAAAAGACAAGAAAGTCAAGtctttctgaaaagaaaactaaTCCATCAAAATGGAATGTCTCTTCAAT TTACGACACATTAGCTTCCTGGGCAACAAACTTCAAGACTTCCCTCAGAGAGGCCAACAAGGCGCTCTGGCTTTCTGTGGCATTCATTGTACTGTTTGCAGCGCTGATGAGCTTCTTCACAGGCCGATTTTTCCAGAAGCCCGTGGACGCTGCCCCCACACAGGATGGGGACCCCTGGATGTCTCTAGAACACATCTTGTGGCCATTCACCAGACTCCGACACAACGGGCCCCCGCCAGTGTGA